The Streptomyces sp. HUAS CB01 genome has a segment encoding these proteins:
- a CDS encoding DsrE family protein: MAKKLVIKVTAGADAPERCSQAFTVAAVAVASGVEVSLWLTGESSWFALPGRAAEFELPHAAPLPDLIESVLAAGRITLCTQCAARREITEKDVIEGVRIAGAQVFVSEAMADGTQALVY; encoded by the coding sequence ATGGCGAAGAAGCTCGTGATCAAAGTGACCGCCGGGGCGGACGCCCCCGAACGCTGCTCGCAGGCCTTCACGGTCGCCGCCGTCGCCGTGGCCAGCGGTGTGGAGGTCTCGCTCTGGCTGACGGGCGAGTCCTCGTGGTTCGCCCTGCCGGGCCGGGCGGCGGAGTTCGAGCTCCCGCACGCGGCACCGCTGCCGGATCTGATCGAGTCGGTCCTGGCGGCGGGGCGGATCACCCTCTGCACGCAGTGCGCGGCCCGGCGCGAGATCACGGAGAAGGACGTGATCGAGGGCGTACGGATCGCGGGCGCTCAGGTGTTCGTCAGCGAGGCCATGGCCGACGGTACTCAGGCGCTCGTGTACTAG
- a CDS encoding DUF3099 domain-containing protein, translating to MYARRRHAYFLLMGGCLVLFVSAWAFVRLWSVPVAVGMCVVAMVIPPLAAVVANRRGPEDRWWDDPSGDPQSDEWWDELDGKRKPGSGPRP from the coding sequence ATGTACGCGCGGCGCCGTCACGCCTACTTCCTGCTCATGGGCGGATGCCTCGTCCTCTTCGTCTCCGCCTGGGCCTTCGTGCGCCTCTGGTCGGTACCGGTCGCCGTCGGCATGTGCGTCGTCGCCATGGTGATCCCGCCGCTCGCCGCGGTGGTGGCGAACCGGCGCGGTCCCGAGGACCGCTGGTGGGACGACCCGTCCGGGGACCCGCAGTCCGACGAGTGGTGGGACGAGCTGGACGGCAAACGGAAGCCGGGCTCGGGCCCACGCCCGTGA
- a CDS encoding DUF1416 domain-containing protein, which translates to MCGAKAGGPDASTIKPGETTIQGQVTRDGEPVTGYVRLLDSTGEFTAEVPTSATGQFRFYAAEGTWTVRALVPGATADRTVVAQTGGLSEVAIAV; encoded by the coding sequence ATGTGTGGAGCGAAGGCCGGCGGCCCCGACGCCTCGACGATCAAGCCCGGTGAGACCACCATCCAGGGTCAGGTGACCCGCGACGGCGAGCCGGTCACCGGCTACGTGCGCCTGCTGGACTCGACCGGCGAGTTCACCGCCGAGGTCCCGACCTCGGCGACCGGACAGTTCCGCTTCTACGCGGCCGAGGGGACGTGGACCGTGCGCGCCCTCGTTCCGGGCGCCACCGCGGACCGTACGGTCGTCGCGCAGACGGGTGGTCTCTCCGAGGTGGCCATCGCCGTCTGA
- a CDS encoding sulfurtransferase yields MSRSDVLVDADWVEARLDDPKVVVVEVDEDTSAYDKNHIKNAVRIDWQKDLQDPVRRDFVDQAGFEKLLSEKGIANDDTVVLYGGNNNWFASYAYWYFKLYGHEDVKLLDGGRKKWELDSRDLVDGSEVPQRPATEYRAKAQDTSIRAFRDDVVAAIGAQNLVDVRSPDEFSGKLLAPAHLPQEQSQRPGHVPSARNIPWSKNANDDGTFKSDEELKALYEEEQVDLAKDTIAYCRIGERSALTWFVLHELLGVGNVKNYDGSWTEYGSLVGVPIELGANK; encoded by the coding sequence ATGAGCCGCAGCGACGTCCTGGTAGACGCCGACTGGGTCGAGGCCCGCCTGGACGACCCGAAGGTCGTGGTCGTCGAGGTCGACGAGGACACCTCGGCCTACGACAAGAACCACATCAAGAACGCCGTCCGGATCGACTGGCAGAAGGACCTCCAGGACCCGGTCCGCCGTGACTTCGTGGACCAGGCCGGCTTCGAGAAGCTGCTGTCGGAGAAGGGGATCGCCAACGACGACACGGTCGTCCTCTACGGCGGCAACAACAACTGGTTCGCCTCCTACGCGTACTGGTACTTCAAGCTCTACGGCCACGAGGACGTGAAGCTCCTCGACGGCGGCCGCAAGAAGTGGGAGCTCGACTCCCGCGACCTCGTCGACGGCTCCGAGGTCCCGCAGCGCCCGGCCACCGAGTACCGGGCCAAGGCCCAGGACACGTCGATCCGCGCCTTCCGCGACGACGTCGTCGCCGCCATCGGCGCCCAGAACCTGGTCGACGTCCGTTCGCCCGACGAGTTCAGCGGCAAGCTGCTGGCCCCGGCCCACCTGCCGCAGGAGCAGTCGCAGCGCCCCGGCCACGTGCCGAGCGCCCGCAACATCCCGTGGTCGAAGAACGCCAACGACGACGGCACCTTCAAGTCGGACGAGGAGCTCAAGGCCCTCTACGAGGAGGAGCAGGTCGACCTGGCGAAGGACACCATCGCCTACTGCCGCATCGGTGAGCGTTCCGCGCTGACCTGGTTCGTCCTGCACGAGCTGCTCGGTGTCGGCAACGTCAAGAACTACGACGGCTCGTGGACCGAGTACGGCTCCCTCGTCGGCGTGCCGATCGAGCTCGGCGCGAACAAGTAA
- a CDS encoding putative leader peptide yields MKRQADLTKRRAVDLCRVAAMLCRAI; encoded by the coding sequence ATGAAGCGACAGGCGGATCTCACGAAGCGGCGGGCAGTCGACCTGTGCCGTGTCGCCGCCATGCTCTGTCGCGCCATCTGA
- a CDS encoding LmeA family phospholipid-binding protein, with product MRALRILLITVVILGGLFVAADRLLLNYAESEAAEKLKARQGLSGATEVSIAGFPFLTQVAGRELERVDVTVRGIEASANGRRVVITEMSAALHDVRLGSGFGSATATTATGTARISYADLEKAADEDVTLAYGGNGKVKVTGSVGILGRTISRSVVSTVSLADGDTIRVRADEVPGEGIPRLEELIRGRTDFDRKISGLPQGMKLEKVQAEENGLVITVSGTDVPLSG from the coding sequence GTGCGCGCACTGCGAATACTGCTGATCACCGTGGTGATCCTCGGCGGGCTCTTCGTCGCCGCCGACCGGCTGCTGCTGAACTACGCCGAGTCGGAGGCAGCGGAGAAGCTCAAGGCGCGTCAGGGCCTGTCCGGGGCGACGGAGGTGTCGATCGCCGGCTTCCCGTTCCTGACCCAGGTCGCCGGCAGGGAACTCGAGCGCGTCGACGTCACCGTCAGGGGCATCGAGGCCAGCGCCAACGGGCGCCGGGTCGTCATCACCGAGATGTCGGCCGCCCTGCACGACGTGCGCCTCGGTTCCGGCTTCGGCAGCGCCACGGCGACGACCGCGACCGGCACCGCCCGTATCTCGTACGCCGACCTCGAGAAGGCCGCCGACGAGGACGTCACGCTGGCCTACGGCGGGAACGGCAAGGTGAAGGTCACCGGCTCGGTCGGCATCCTCGGCCGCACGATCTCCCGCAGTGTGGTCTCCACCGTCAGCCTCGCCGACGGGGACACGATCCGGGTGCGGGCCGACGAGGTCCCCGGTGAGGGCATACCGAGGCTCGAGGAACTGATCCGGGGCAGGACCGACTTCGACCGGAAGATCAGCGGGCTGCCGCAGGGGATGAAGCTGGAGAAGGTGCAGGCCGAGGAGAACGGGCTCGTCATCACCGTCTCGGGCACGGACGTCCCGCTGAGCGGCTGA
- a CDS encoding MoaD/ThiS family protein yields the protein MAAGTIRYWAAAKAAAGVAEEPYAAENLAEALDAARERHPGELVRVLQRCSFLVDGAPVGTRGHETVRLAEGGTVEVLPPFAGG from the coding sequence ATGGCAGCGGGGACCATCCGCTACTGGGCCGCGGCCAAGGCCGCCGCGGGTGTGGCCGAGGAGCCGTACGCCGCGGAGAACCTGGCCGAGGCGCTGGACGCCGCCCGCGAGAGGCACCCGGGCGAGCTCGTCCGCGTGCTCCAGCGGTGTTCCTTCCTCGTCGACGGTGCGCCCGTCGGGACCCGCGGGCATGAGACCGTACGGCTGGCCGAGGGCGGCACGGTCGAGGTGCTCCCGCCGTTCGCAGGAGGGTGA
- a CDS encoding alpha/beta fold hydrolase codes for MTSVSEGRFHSVDVSSITSGPLRATLRTSDGVLLEALHEPCTARAEGSYEGGPAVVDRPGAVDRGTAIVVAHGFTGSVDRPAVRRAARVLARRAAVVTFSFRGHGRSGGHSTVGDREVLDLAAAVAWARSLGHRRVVTVGFSMGGSVVLRHAALYGAAGAGRAAEAAGGGGDRAGAAGTVAGTATNTGGAVSTATDPATGGDVRLTGEARGPWPYGAGREPWLAADACDGRTDAVAAVSAPARWYYRGTAPMRRLHWVVTRPAGRLVGRYGLRTRIHPEDWDPVPLSPVEAVPLIAPTPLLIVHGDRDAYFPLDHPRMLAAAGPSELWLEPGMGHAENAADDALLGRLADWLVRA; via the coding sequence ATGACTTCCGTGTCGGAGGGCCGATTTCACAGTGTGGATGTTTCCTCGATCACCTCCGGTCCTCTGCGCGCCACGCTGAGGACCTCCGACGGGGTGCTCCTGGAGGCTCTCCACGAGCCCTGTACGGCCCGGGCGGAGGGGTCGTACGAGGGCGGTCCCGCCGTCGTGGACCGTCCCGGTGCCGTGGACCGCGGGACGGCGATTGTCGTCGCGCACGGCTTCACCGGCTCGGTCGACCGTCCCGCGGTGCGCAGGGCGGCCCGTGTGCTCGCCCGCCGTGCGGCGGTCGTCACCTTCTCCTTCCGCGGGCACGGCCGGTCCGGCGGGCACTCGACCGTGGGGGACCGCGAGGTGCTGGACCTGGCGGCGGCGGTCGCCTGGGCGCGGTCCCTGGGGCACCGGCGGGTCGTCACGGTGGGCTTCTCCATGGGCGGCTCGGTGGTCCTGCGGCACGCGGCGCTCTACGGAGCGGCCGGCGCGGGGCGCGCGGCGGAGGCCGCGGGGGGCGGCGGGGACAGGGCCGGGGCTGCGGGCACGGTGGCGGGTACGGCCACGAACACGGGCGGGGCCGTGAGCACGGCCACGGACCCGGCGACGGGCGGCGACGTACGGCTGACGGGTGAGGCGCGGGGGCCGTGGCCGTACGGGGCCGGCCGGGAGCCGTGGCTCGCGGCGGACGCGTGCGACGGCCGGACCGACGCCGTCGCGGCCGTGAGCGCGCCGGCCCGCTGGTACTACCGGGGCACGGCTCCGATGCGCCGGCTCCACTGGGTGGTCACCCGCCCGGCGGGACGGCTCGTGGGGCGCTACGGGCTGCGCACGCGGATCCACCCCGAGGACTGGGACCCGGTGCCGCTCTCCCCGGTGGAGGCCGTGCCGCTGATCGCCCCGACCCCGCTGCTGATCGTCCACGGCGACCGCGACGCCTACTTCCCGCTGGACCACCCCCGGATGCTGGCCGCGGCCGGACCGTCGGAGCTGTGGCTGGAACCGGGCATGGGACACGCGGAGAACGCGGCCGACGACGCGCTTCTGGGGCGCCTCGCGGACTGGCTCGTCCGCGCATAG
- a CDS encoding response regulator transcription factor produces MSSLLLLTNALQPSTEVLPALGLLLHNVRVAPAEGPALVDTPGADVILVDGRRDLPQVRSLCQLLRSTGPGCPLVLVVTEGGLAAVTADWGIDDVLLDTAGPAEVEARLRLAMGRQQLTSDDSPMEIRNGDLSVDEATYSAKLKGRVLDLTFKEFELLKYLAQHPGRVFTRAQLLQEVWGYDYFGGTRTVDVHVRRLRAKLGPEHESLIGTVRNVGYRFVTPEKVERAAEETAAAKAKKAAAGSAAPAPDVIESVEAAVRPAQR; encoded by the coding sequence ATGAGTTCACTGCTGCTCCTCACCAACGCCCTCCAGCCGTCCACGGAGGTGCTTCCGGCCCTCGGCCTGCTGCTGCACAACGTACGCGTGGCCCCGGCGGAGGGCCCGGCCCTCGTCGACACCCCGGGCGCCGACGTGATCCTGGTCGACGGCCGGCGCGACCTCCCCCAGGTGCGCAGCCTCTGCCAGCTGCTCCGCTCCACCGGACCCGGCTGCCCGCTCGTGCTCGTCGTCACGGAGGGCGGCCTCGCGGCCGTCACCGCGGACTGGGGCATCGACGACGTGCTGCTGGACACCGCCGGCCCCGCCGAGGTGGAGGCCCGGCTCCGGCTGGCGATGGGCCGCCAGCAGCTCACCTCCGACGACTCCCCGATGGAGATCCGCAACGGTGACCTGTCCGTGGACGAGGCGACCTACAGCGCGAAGCTGAAGGGCCGGGTCCTGGACCTGACCTTCAAGGAGTTCGAGCTGCTGAAGTACCTGGCCCAGCACCCCGGGCGGGTCTTCACCCGGGCCCAGCTGCTCCAGGAGGTCTGGGGCTACGACTACTTCGGCGGCACGCGCACGGTCGACGTCCACGTACGGCGGCTGCGCGCCAAGCTCGGCCCCGAGCACGAGTCCCTGATCGGGACGGTGCGCAACGTGGGCTACCGCTTCGTCACGCCGGAGAAGGTCGAGCGCGCGGCGGAGGAGACGGCCGCGGCGAAGGCGAAGAAGGCGGCCGCCGGTTCCGCCGCTCCGGCCCCGGACGTGATCGAGAGCGTCGAGGCCGCCGTACGCCCTGCCCAGAGGTAG
- a CDS encoding LacI family DNA-binding transcriptional regulator, translating into MAKVTRDDVARLAGTSTAVVSYVINNGPRPVAPATRERVLAAIKELGYRPDRVAQAMASRRTDLIGMIVPDARQPFFAEMAHAVERAAADRGKMVLVGNSDYRDEREVHYLRAFLGMRVAGLILVSQGPSERAAAEIEAWDARVVLLHERPEAIDDVAVVTDDIGGAQLATRHLLEHGHPYVACLGGVEETPAVGDPVADHVEGWRRAMLESGRSTEGRLFSAPYNRYDAYRVALGLLAGPDRPPAIFCATDDQAIGVLRAARELRIDVPGELAVAGFDDVKEAALTDPPLTTIASDRPAMARAAVDLVLDDGLRVVGSRRERVKQFPSALIVRRSCGCGG; encoded by the coding sequence GTGGCCAAGGTGACGCGGGACGATGTGGCGCGACTGGCGGGTACTTCGACCGCTGTCGTCAGCTACGTCATCAACAACGGACCCCGGCCGGTCGCACCGGCCACGCGCGAGCGCGTACTCGCCGCGATCAAGGAGCTGGGCTACCGGCCCGACCGGGTCGCGCAGGCGATGGCCTCGCGGCGCACCGACCTCATAGGCATGATCGTGCCGGACGCCCGCCAGCCGTTCTTCGCCGAGATGGCGCACGCGGTGGAACGGGCCGCCGCCGACCGCGGAAAGATGGTCCTGGTCGGCAACTCGGACTACCGCGACGAGCGCGAGGTCCACTATCTGCGGGCCTTCCTCGGAATGCGGGTCGCCGGCCTGATCCTGGTCAGCCAGGGTCCGAGCGAGCGCGCCGCGGCGGAGATCGAGGCCTGGGACGCCCGGGTGGTGCTGCTCCACGAGCGCCCCGAGGCGATCGACGACGTCGCCGTCGTCACCGACGACATCGGCGGCGCGCAGCTCGCGACGCGGCACCTGCTGGAGCACGGGCACCCGTACGTGGCGTGTCTCGGCGGGGTCGAGGAGACCCCGGCGGTGGGCGACCCGGTGGCCGACCACGTCGAGGGCTGGCGCCGGGCGATGCTGGAGTCCGGGCGGTCCACGGAGGGCCGGCTGTTCTCCGCGCCGTACAACCGTTACGACGCCTATCGCGTGGCCCTGGGGCTGCTGGCCGGCCCCGACCGGCCGCCGGCGATCTTCTGTGCGACGGACGACCAGGCGATCGGTGTGCTGCGGGCGGCCCGTGAGCTGCGGATCGACGTGCCCGGTGAGCTGGCCGTTGCGGGTTTCGACGACGTCAAGGAAGCCGCGCTGACCGATCCGCCGCTGACGACGATCGCCTCCGACCGGCCCGCGATGGCCCGGGCGGCGGTCGACCTGGTGCTGGACGACGGGCTGCGGGTGGTCGGATCGCGGCGGGAGCGGGTCAAGCAGTTCCCCTCGGCGCTGATCGTGCGCCGCTCCTGCGGCTGCGGCGGCTGA
- a CDS encoding S1C family serine protease — protein MTDHHRSGGDDGTQQTHPYPYAGFGDGAYPPPPPHAPTAGLPGPAAAPAHRARAKRPVALISAVAIVAAAVGGGAATLVERFTAGSAPGTSNGVSGTTVSQSSKGTVAGVAQAVSPSIVEINASSGSGESTGSGVIISAGGEVVTNNHVIAGADTVKVRLSDGRAYTADVVGTDPDKDLALIELRGARDLKAAALGDSSAVKVGDEVVAIGSPEGLTGTVTSGIVSALDRDVTVAKDEGRGQDRQDPRGNWPFEFGGQEFNGDTGDSRTTYKAIQTDASLNPGNSGGALINMNGEIIGINSAMYSPSSANGSTAGSVGLGFAIPIDTVKADLDGLRSGGDA, from the coding sequence ATGACGGACCACCACCGCAGCGGCGGCGACGACGGCACCCAGCAGACCCACCCGTACCCGTACGCGGGCTTCGGCGACGGGGCGTACCCGCCGCCGCCCCCGCACGCCCCCACGGCGGGCCTCCCCGGTCCGGCCGCCGCCCCCGCGCACCGGGCCCGCGCCAAGCGGCCCGTCGCGCTGATCTCGGCCGTCGCGATCGTGGCCGCGGCCGTCGGCGGCGGGGCGGCGACGCTCGTCGAACGGTTCACCGCCGGGAGCGCGCCCGGCACCTCCAACGGCGTCAGCGGAACGACGGTGTCCCAGAGCAGCAAGGGCACCGTCGCCGGTGTCGCACAGGCCGTCTCCCCCAGCATCGTGGAGATCAACGCCTCCTCCGGCTCCGGCGAGTCCACCGGCTCCGGAGTGATCATCTCCGCGGGCGGCGAGGTCGTGACGAACAACCACGTGATCGCCGGCGCGGACACCGTCAAGGTCCGGCTCAGCGACGGAAGGGCGTACACCGCGGACGTCGTCGGCACCGACCCCGACAAGGACCTCGCGCTGATCGAGCTGAGGGGCGCCAGGGACCTGAAGGCGGCCGCCCTCGGCGACTCGAGCGCCGTGAAGGTCGGCGACGAGGTCGTCGCGATCGGCTCCCCCGAGGGCCTCACCGGCACGGTGACCAGCGGCATCGTCTCGGCCCTCGACCGGGACGTGACCGTCGCCAAGGACGAGGGGCGGGGGCAGGACCGGCAGGACCCGCGCGGGAACTGGCCCTTCGAGTTCGGCGGCCAGGAGTTCAACGGCGACACCGGCGACTCCAGGACCACCTACAAGGCCATCCAGACCGACGCCTCCCTCAACCCCGGCAATTCCGGCGGCGCACTGATCAACATGAACGGCGAGATCATCGGCATCAACTCCGCGATGTACTCGCCGAGTTCGGCGAACGGCTCCACCGCGGGCAGCGTCGGGCTCGGGTTCGCCATCCCCATCGACACCGTCAAGGCGGACCTGGACGGCCTCCGCTCCGGCGGCGACGCCTGA
- a CDS encoding response regulator transcription factor encodes MTSTPDDGGRILVVDDEPAVREALQRSLAFEGYAVEVAADGADALAKVESYRPDLVVLDIQMPRMDGLTAARRLRSAGSTLPILMLTARDTVGDRVTGLDAGADDYLVKPFELDELLARIRALLRRSSYAAAGAGGDSGEVLSFADLRMDLATREVTRGPRRVELTRTEFTLLELFLAHPRQVLTREQILKTVWGFDFEPSSNSLDVYVMYLRRKTEAAGEPRLVHTVRGVGYALREGSPE; translated from the coding sequence ATGACCTCCACACCGGATGACGGCGGGCGCATCCTCGTCGTCGACGACGAGCCCGCGGTACGCGAGGCCCTCCAGCGCAGCCTCGCGTTCGAGGGGTACGCCGTCGAGGTCGCGGCCGACGGCGCCGACGCGCTCGCGAAGGTGGAGTCGTACCGGCCCGACCTGGTCGTCCTGGACATCCAGATGCCGCGCATGGACGGACTGACCGCGGCGCGCAGGCTGCGCTCCGCCGGCTCCACCCTGCCGATCCTGATGCTGACCGCCCGGGACACCGTCGGCGACCGCGTCACCGGTCTCGACGCCGGGGCCGACGACTACCTGGTGAAGCCGTTCGAGCTGGACGAGCTGCTCGCACGGATCCGGGCACTGCTGCGGCGCAGCTCGTACGCGGCCGCCGGGGCAGGCGGGGACTCCGGCGAGGTCCTGTCGTTCGCCGACCTCCGGATGGACCTGGCGACCCGCGAGGTCACCCGCGGGCCGCGCCGCGTCGAACTGACCCGGACCGAGTTCACCCTGCTGGAGCTGTTCCTGGCGCACCCGAGGCAGGTGCTGACCCGTGAGCAGATCCTGAAGACCGTCTGGGGCTTCGACTTCGAGCCGAGCTCCAACTCCCTGGACGTCTACGTCATGTACCTGCGCCGCAAGACCGAGGCCGCCGGCGAACCGCGCCTGGTCCACACCGTGCGGGGAGTGGGCTACGCCCTTCGGGAGGGGTCCCCGGAGTGA
- a CDS encoding sensor histidine kinase codes for MIRRFRALPLRSRLALLTATAVAAAVAAVAVACWLLTQAQLRDELDTSLRNTGAPPDSIATALAACRAPAGAQAAERKAFAYIQVIGPDGTRCVTPYSEPVKVQPEDIAVARGLRRDVLHGSTTDDGDEVRVHTLNDAPNGRGQVTVMVARPLHEIDTALNRLALLLTFLAGAGVVAAGAAGLWVARTGLKPVDRLTDTVEHVARTEDLTVRIPVEGEDEIARLSRSFNQMTAALASSRDRQAQLIADAGHELRTPLTSLRTNIDLLVRSERTGRALPPGDRAALLASVKAQMSELAALIGDLQELSRPDSASPGPVRVVALHEVTRAALERARLRGPELRIEAELRPWYVRAEPAALERAVVNVLDNAVKFSPPRGAVEVELDRGVLTVRDHGPGVPPDELPHVFERFWRSPSARALPGSGLGLSIVARTVRQAGGEAELRPADGGGTVAVIRLPGAPTPPPETPSVVPDERVDQP; via the coding sequence GTGATCCGCAGATTCCGCGCCCTGCCGCTGCGGTCACGGCTCGCGCTGCTGACGGCGACGGCCGTGGCGGCCGCGGTGGCGGCGGTCGCCGTCGCGTGCTGGCTGCTGACCCAGGCGCAGCTGCGCGACGAGCTCGACACCTCGCTGCGGAACACGGGCGCGCCCCCCGACTCGATCGCGACCGCCCTCGCGGCGTGTCGCGCCCCGGCCGGCGCACAGGCCGCCGAGCGCAAGGCGTTCGCGTACATCCAGGTCATCGGCCCCGACGGGACGCGCTGTGTCACGCCCTACTCGGAGCCCGTGAAGGTGCAGCCCGAGGACATCGCGGTCGCGCGGGGGCTCAGGCGGGACGTCCTGCACGGCAGCACGACCGACGACGGCGACGAGGTGCGGGTGCACACCCTGAACGACGCGCCGAACGGCCGGGGACAGGTCACCGTCATGGTCGCCCGCCCGCTCCACGAGATCGACACCGCGCTGAACCGGCTCGCCCTCCTCCTCACCTTCCTCGCCGGCGCCGGGGTCGTCGCCGCCGGCGCCGCAGGACTGTGGGTCGCCCGTACCGGCCTGAAGCCGGTCGACCGGCTCACCGACACGGTCGAGCACGTGGCGCGCACCGAGGACCTGACGGTGAGGATCCCGGTGGAGGGCGAGGACGAGATCGCCCGGCTGTCGCGTTCGTTCAACCAGATGACCGCCGCGCTGGCCTCCTCCCGCGACCGGCAGGCACAGCTCATCGCGGACGCCGGGCACGAACTGCGCACCCCGTTGACCTCGCTGCGCACGAACATCGACCTGCTGGTCCGCAGCGAGCGGACCGGCCGGGCCCTGCCGCCCGGCGACCGGGCGGCGCTGCTGGCGTCCGTGAAGGCGCAGATGTCCGAGCTGGCCGCGCTGATCGGCGATCTGCAGGAGCTGTCCCGGCCGGACAGCGCGTCGCCCGGCCCGGTCCGGGTCGTCGCGCTGCACGAGGTCACCCGGGCCGCGCTGGAACGCGCCCGGCTGCGCGGTCCCGAGCTGAGGATCGAGGCCGAGCTGCGGCCCTGGTACGTACGGGCCGAGCCCGCGGCGCTGGAGCGTGCCGTCGTCAACGTGCTGGACAACGCGGTGAAGTTCTCGCCGCCGCGAGGAGCGGTCGAGGTGGAGCTGGACCGCGGGGTACTGACGGTGCGCGACCACGGCCCGGGGGTGCCGCCGGACGAACTGCCGCACGTCTTCGAGCGGTTCTGGCGCTCCCCGTCCGCCCGCGCGCTGCCCGGCTCGGGCCTCGGACTCTCGATCGTGGCCAGGACCGTGCGGCAGGCGGGCGGCGAGGCGGAGCTGCGTCCGGCGGACGGCGGCGGCACCGTGGCGGTGATCCGTCTGCCCGGGGCGCCCACGCCGCCGCCGGAGACGCCGTCAGTTGTGCCGGATGAGCGAGTCGACCAGCCCTGA
- a CDS encoding phosphatidylinositol-specific phospholipase C, translating into MSLTRRGFLTGAAVASASVLIGAPGPAAAAPRRALGPQDWMGGFDDARALRTLTIPGTHDSGARFGGPWSECQNTTIAQQLDSGIRFLDVRCRAIDGSFAIHHGPSYQNMMFGDVLIACRDFLRAHPSETVLMRVKQEYSGESDAAFRAIFDNYLDVRGWRSLFHIGDTLPALGRARGKVVLIADNGGLPGLKWWDGGAFDAQDDWNAPPWDKYPKVEAHLRKAVEQPGRLYVNFVSTSAYLPPRWNSDDLNPRVHRFLDGTASGWKGLGIVVLDFPNTRSGLVDSLIRHN; encoded by the coding sequence ATGTCCTTGACCAGACGTGGTTTCCTCACGGGCGCGGCGGTCGCCTCCGCGTCCGTCCTCATCGGCGCACCGGGCCCGGCAGCGGCCGCGCCGCGGCGGGCGCTCGGTCCGCAGGACTGGATGGGCGGTTTCGACGACGCCAGGGCGCTGCGGACGCTCACCATCCCCGGCACCCACGACTCCGGGGCCCGCTTCGGCGGCCCCTGGTCGGAGTGCCAGAACACCACCATCGCGCAGCAGCTGGACTCGGGGATCCGGTTCCTGGACGTGCGGTGCCGGGCCATCGACGGCTCGTTCGCCATCCACCACGGGCCCTCCTACCAGAACATGATGTTCGGCGACGTCCTCATCGCCTGCCGTGACTTCCTGCGCGCCCACCCGTCGGAAACCGTCCTGATGCGGGTGAAGCAGGAGTACTCGGGAGAGAGCGACGCCGCCTTCCGCGCCATCTTCGACAACTACCTCGACGTGCGCGGCTGGCGCTCGCTGTTCCACATCGGCGACACCCTCCCGGCCCTCGGCCGGGCGAGGGGCAAGGTCGTCCTGATCGCGGACAACGGCGGGCTGCCCGGCCTGAAGTGGTGGGACGGCGGGGCCTTCGACGCGCAGGACGACTGGAACGCCCCGCCCTGGGACAAGTACCCCAAGGTCGAGGCCCATCTGCGCAAGGCCGTGGAACAGCCCGGCAGGCTGTACGTCAACTTCGTCAGCACCTCGGCGTATCTCCCGCCGAGGTGGAACTCCGACGACCTCAACCCCCGCGTGCACCGCTTCCTGGACGGCACGGCGAGCGGCTGGAAGGGGCTGGGGATCGTCGTGCTCGACTTCCCCAACACCCGCTCAGGGCTGGTCGACTCGCTCATCCGGCACAACTGA